Proteins co-encoded in one Plectropomus leopardus isolate mb chromosome 14, YSFRI_Pleo_2.0, whole genome shotgun sequence genomic window:
- the slc39a9 gene encoding zinc transporter ZIP9 translates to MDDFSSISLLSLAMLVGCYVAGTIPLAVNFSEEKLKLITVLGAGLLCGTALAVIIPEGVHALYEEILEGGHHSHGQAGVVEVSEAKGEADAALSASGKHEHSHEQLHACIGVSLVLGFVFMLLVDQIGSSHVHSTEDPESARVTSSKITTTLGLVVHAAADGVALGAAASTSQTSVQLIVFVAIMLHKAPAAFGLVSFLMHAGLERNRIRKHLLVFALAAPVLAMLTFLGLSQSSKEALSDINATGVAMLFSAGTFLYVATVHVLPEVGGGGHSHAPSGGNGGKGLSKVEVGALVLGCLIPLVLSVGHHH, encoded by the exons ATGGACGATTTTAGCTCGATCAGCCTGCTGTCTCTGGCGATGTTGGTGGGATGTTATGTGGCCGGGACTATTCCTTTAGCAGTCAACTTCTCTGAG GAAAAGCTGAAGTTGATCACGGTGCTGGGAGCAGGGCTACTGTGTGGGACTGCGCTGGCTGTTATCATTCCTGAGGGGGTCCACGCACTTTATGAAGAAATCCTTGAAG GTGGACACCACAGCCACGGCCAAGCCGGCGTTGTGGAAGTGTCCGAGGCGAAGGGTGAAGCAGACGCAGCTCTGAGCGCCAGTGGGAAACACGAGCACAGTCACGAGCAGCTTCATGCCTGCATCGGAGTGTCTCTGGTCCTGGGCTTCGTCTTCATGCTGCTGGTGGACCAGATAGGCAGCTCTCATGTGCACAGCACTGAAG ATCCAGAATCAGCAAGGGTCACTTCCTCGAAAATCACCACCACACTGGGTCTGGTGGTCCACGCTGCAG CTGACGGCGTGGCACTAGGAGCTGCTGCATCCACCTCTCAGACCAGCGTTCAGCTCATTGTATTTGTAGCTATCATGCTGCATAAG GCCCCAGCAGCGTTCGGCCTGGTGTCGTTCCTGATGCATGCTGGTCTCGAGAGGAACCGCATCCGCAAACATCTCCTGGTCTTTGCCCTGGCAGCTCCTGTCCTCGCCATGCTCACCTTTTTAGGCCTCAGTCAG AGCAGCAAAGAGGCCCTGTCAGACATCAACGCCACCGGCGTCGCCATGCTCTTCTCTGCCGGCACCTTCCTCTACGTGGCCACCGTACACGTCCTCCCCGAGGTCGGCGGTGGGGGACACAGCCACGCTCCTTCAGGAGGGAACGGAGGAAAAGGACTGAGCAAGGTGGAGGTGGGAGCTCTGGTGCTGGGATGCCTCATTCCTCTGGTGTTGTCTGTCGGTCACCACCATTAG
- the rbm25a gene encoding RNA-binding protein 25 isoform X1, translating to MSYPPPLNRQQIGIPQLPPRIPPPQYAGFAPTVPPGTPMIPVHMGVVTPTPTVLVPTTVAVAQKPMLPKKEPTIRAKDTDDSAGPTTTVFVGNISEKGSDMLVRQLLAKCGIVLSWKRVQGASGKLQAFGFCEYKEPESTLRALRLLHELLLGDKKLLVKVDAKTKAQLDEWKAKKRSANGGASSKNGDDDEEEVLDEETLRRDQVVKGAIDLLIREYASELNAPSQDADSQPRNKKRKEKKEEEDINAMEMEDDKRDLISREISKFRDTHKKLEEEKGKKEKERLEIERERRERDKERERERERRDREKEKERERERDKERERDRERERDRERERTKERERERERERSRDVSEDRSRSRERTREDKKRDREEDEEDVYERRRLERRLRDKEAAYQERLKNWEIRERKKSRDYSKETEREDERRRETMKEAKRLKEFLEDYDDDRDDPKYYRGSALQKRLRDREKETELDERDRKREKEELEEIRQRLLAEGHPDPDAELQRMEEEAERRRQPPLKLEPEEDVNQEKSRKDRDREKRGSGRPAEPMPRAPPQHSDDDEEEGEEDDYHDGEDSQEAKLQVKPIMRPITTAPSVSSASGNATPNTPGNESPCGIIIPGENTPEVQPPEEHRPKIGLSLKLGATNSPSQLSVGKRKKLATVESVFNKFDDEEADEQPRKRKLVPLDYGDDDKSLGLDGAEISGAKGSINSEEKRKHIKSLIEKIPTARPELFSYPLDWAMVDSTLMDRRIRPWINKKIIEYIGEEEPTLVDFVCSKVMAHSTPQGILDDVAMVLDEEAEVFIVKMWRLLIYETEAKKIGLVK from the exons ATGTCATACCCTCCTCCGCTCAACCGCCAGCAGATCGGCATCCCGCAGTTACCTCCCAGGATCCCGCCTCCTCAGTATGCGGGGTTTGCACCGACTGTCCCGCCAG GTACTCCCATGATCCCTGTTCACATGGGCGTTGTGACCCCCACACCCACA GTTCTTGTCCCGACCACAGTCGCTGTAGCACAGAAGCCGATGCTTCCAAAAAAGGAGCCTACCATCAGAGCCAAGGACACAGACGACAGCGCAGGTCCCACCACCACTGTGTTTGTAGGCAACATCTCTGAAAAGGGATCTGACATGTTGGTCAGACAGCTTCTAGCG AAATGTGGTATTGTTCTAAGCTGGAAAAGGGTCCAAGGTGCCTCTGGGAAACTTCAAG CCTTCGGGTTCTGTGAGTATAAGGAGCCTGAATCAACGCTGCGAGCCCTCAGACTTCTGCACGAGCTGCTGTTGGGTGATAAGAAGCTGTTGGTGAAGGTAGATGCCAAGACCAAGGCCCAGCTCGATGAGTGGAAGGCCAAGAAGAGGAGTGCCAATGGG GGAGCTAGCTCTAAGAACGGGGACGACGATGAGGAGGAGGTTCTGGATGAAGAAACCCTACGTCGGGACCAGGTTGTGAAGGGGGCGATAGACCTCCTCATCCGAGAGTATGCAAGTGAGCTCAATGCTCCGTCTCAGGATGCAGACAGCCAACCTCGCAACAAGAAGcggaaagagaagaaagaggag GAGGATATCAATGCCATGGAGATGGAGGACGACAAGAGAGACTTGATTTCCAGAGAAATCAGTAAATTCCGGGACACACACAAG AAACttgaggaggaaaaaggaaagaaagaaaaggagcgTCTGGAGATCGAGagggaaaggagagagagggacaaagaGCGGGAGCGCGAGAGGGAGCGCCGAGACCgcgagaaagagaaggaaagggagagagagagggacaagGAGCGTGAAAGAGACCGGGAACGGGAGAGAGACCGGGAACGGGAGAGGacgaaggagagagagagggagcgggagagggagaggagtcGAGACGTCAGTGAAGATCGCAGCAGATCGAG AGAGAGGACTAGAGAGGACAAAAAACGCGACCGtgaagaagatgaggaggacGTGTACGAACGAAGGCGGCTCGAGAGGAGGCTTAGAGACAAGGAGGCGGCTTACCAAGAG cGGCTGAAAAATTGGGAGATCAGGGAGAGGAAGAAATCTCGTGACTACAGCAAAGAAACGGAGAGGGAGGACGAGAGGCGTCGGGAAACG ATGAAAGAAGCCAAAAGACTGAAAGAATTTCTTGAAGATTACGACGATGACAGAGACGACCCAAAATACTACAG GGGCAGCGCTTTGCAGAAGCGACTCCGTGACagagaaaaggagacagagTTGGACGAGCGAGACCggaagagggagaaggaggagctggaggagatcAGACAGAGGCTCCTGGCTGAAGGTCACCCTGACCCTGATGCTGAGCTGCAGAGG atggaggaggaggcagagcgCAGACGACAGCCTCCTCTGAAACTTGAACCTGAGGAGGACGTAAACCAGGAGAAGTCTCGCAAAGATCGGGATCGGGAGAAGAGAGGGTCGGGAAGACCCGCAGAGCCGATGCCTCGAGCCCCTCCGCAGCATTcggatgatgatgaggaggaaggGGAAGAAGATGACTATCACGATGGTGAGGACTCACAAGAAGCCAAGCTGCAAGTCAAACCCATCATGCGACCAATCACCACCGCTCCCTCGGTGTCCTCGGCCAGTGGGAACGCGACTCCAAACACACCCGGCAACGAATCTCCCTGCGGCATCATCATTCCAGGTGAAAACACTCCTGAGGTCCAACCTCCGGAGGAGCACCGGCCCAAGATAGGTCTCAGTCTCAAACTGG GTGCCACCAACAGTCCCAGCCAGCTCAGCgtaggaaagagaaagaagctGGCGACCGTTGAAAGCGTTTTCAACAAGTTTGATGACGAGGAGGCCGATGAGCAGCCTCGCAAAAGGAAACTGGTTCCACTGGACTACGGGGATGACGACAAGAGTCTGGGGCTGGACGGGGCCGAAATTTCAGGGGCCAAAGGTAGCATCAACTCGGAGGAGAAACGTAAGCACATAAAGAGCCTTATTGAGAAAATCCCCACCGCCAGGCCGGAGCTCTTCTCCTACCCTCTGGACTGGGCCATGGTCGACTCG ACTCTGATGGATCGACGCATTAGACCGTGGATCAATAAAAAGATTATTGAATACATTGGCGAGGAGGAACCCACGCTGGTTGATTTTGTCTGTTCAAAG GTGATGGCACACAGCACCCCTCAGGGTATTCTCGATGATGTTGCTATG GTTCTTGATGAAGAAGCAGAGGTCTTCATAGTAAAAATGTGGCGGTTGTTAATATATGAAACAGAAGCAAAGAAAATCGGACTGGTGAAATAA
- the arg2 gene encoding arginase-2, mitochondrial: protein MALRGPLFRLLRPQFGHTCQQSRAQSVAVLGAPFSRGQKRGGVEHGPKAIRDAGLIERLSGLDYSVHDFGDLNFHHLEKDDPYMDVKFPRSVGGATKMLSGAVSRAVGAGHTLVMLGGDHSLAIGSVAGHAQQCPDLCLIWVDAHADINTPMTSPSGNLHGQPVAFMLSELQNKMPDIPGFSWMKPCLSSRDLVYIGLRDVDPGEHHILKALGIQYFTMRDIDRLGIQRVMEVTLDHLLSRKQRPIHLSFDIDSFDPSLAPATGTPVNGGLTYREGIYITEEIHNTGLLSVMDLVEVNPLLGASPEAVEATAALAVDVIASSLGQTREGAHASLDEIPSVKDDTEQLRL from the exons ATGGCTTTGAGAGGACCTCTATTCCGTCTTCTCAGACCTCAATTTGGCCACACGTGCCAACAAAGCAGAGCTCAATCTGTAGCTGTGCTGGGAGCTCCGTTTTCAAGAGGACAG AAAAGAGGAGGCGTGGAGCACGGCCCTAAAGCCATCAGAGATGCGGGGCTCATCGAGCGGCTCTCCGGTTTAG ACTACTCTGTCCACGACTTTGGCGACCTCAACTTCCACCACCTTGAGAAGGATGACCCCTACATGGATGTAAAGTTCCCTCGCTCTGTGGGTGGAGCAACTAAGATGCTGTCTGGCGCAGTGAGCAGAGCTGTCGGTGCCGGACACACGCTTGTAATGCTGGGAGGTGATCACAG CCTTGCTATTGGATCAGTGGCAGGCCACGCCCAGCAGTGTCCTGACCTGTGTCTCATCTGGGTTGATGCTCATGCAGACATAAACACGCCAATGACGTCTCCATCAGGAAACCTCCACGGCCAGCCCGTGGCGTTTATGCTCAGTGAGCTGCAAAACAAG ATGCCAGATATCCCAGGGTTCTCCTGGATGAAGCCATGCCTGTCCTCAAGGGACCTGGTGTACATCGGATTGCGTGATGTTGACCCAGGAGAGCA CCACATCCTGAAGGCCCTGGGAATACAGTACTTCACCATGCGGGATATCGACAGACTAGGCATCCAAAGGGTCATGGAAGTCACTCTTGACCATCTTCTGTCAAG AAAACAGCGACCGATCCACTTGAGCTTTGACATCGATTCATTCGACCCGTCTCTGGCTCCAGCCACAGGAACACCGGTGAACGGAGGTTTGACCTACAGAGAGGGAATCTATATCACAGAGGAAATCCATAACACAG GTCTGCTCTCAGTCATGGACCTGGTAGAAGTAAACCCGCTGCTGGGGGCCAGCCCTGAAGCCGTGGAGGCGACCGCAGCATTAGCGGTCGACGTCATTGCATCGTCTCTGGGACAGACGAGAGAAGGCGCTCACGCATCTTTGGATGAGATTCCCTCTGTGAAGGACGACACAGAGCAGCTCCGCCTCTGA
- the rbm25a gene encoding RNA-binding protein 25 isoform X2, translating to MSYPPPLNRQQIGIPQLPPRIPPPQYAGFAPTVPPGTPMIPVHMGVVTPTPTVLVPTTVAVAQKPMLPKKEPTIRAKDTDDSAGPTTTVFVGNISEKGSDMLVRQLLAKCGIVLSWKRVQGASGKLQAFGFCEYKEPESTLRALRLLHELLLGDKKLLVKVDAKTKAQLDEWKAKKRSANGGASSKNGDDDEEEVLDEETLRRDQVVKGAIDLLIREYASELNAPSQDADSQPRNKKRKEKKEEDINAMEMEDDKRDLISREISKFRDTHKKLEEEKGKKEKERLEIERERRERDKERERERERRDREKEKERERERDKERERDRERERDRERERTKERERERERERSRDVSEDRSRSRERTREDKKRDREEDEEDVYERRRLERRLRDKEAAYQERLKNWEIRERKKSRDYSKETEREDERRRETMKEAKRLKEFLEDYDDDRDDPKYYRGSALQKRLRDREKETELDERDRKREKEELEEIRQRLLAEGHPDPDAELQRMEEEAERRRQPPLKLEPEEDVNQEKSRKDRDREKRGSGRPAEPMPRAPPQHSDDDEEEGEEDDYHDGEDSQEAKLQVKPIMRPITTAPSVSSASGNATPNTPGNESPCGIIIPGENTPEVQPPEEHRPKIGLSLKLGATNSPSQLSVGKRKKLATVESVFNKFDDEEADEQPRKRKLVPLDYGDDDKSLGLDGAEISGAKGSINSEEKRKHIKSLIEKIPTARPELFSYPLDWAMVDSTLMDRRIRPWINKKIIEYIGEEEPTLVDFVCSKVMAHSTPQGILDDVAMVLDEEAEVFIVKMWRLLIYETEAKKIGLVK from the exons ATGTCATACCCTCCTCCGCTCAACCGCCAGCAGATCGGCATCCCGCAGTTACCTCCCAGGATCCCGCCTCCTCAGTATGCGGGGTTTGCACCGACTGTCCCGCCAG GTACTCCCATGATCCCTGTTCACATGGGCGTTGTGACCCCCACACCCACA GTTCTTGTCCCGACCACAGTCGCTGTAGCACAGAAGCCGATGCTTCCAAAAAAGGAGCCTACCATCAGAGCCAAGGACACAGACGACAGCGCAGGTCCCACCACCACTGTGTTTGTAGGCAACATCTCTGAAAAGGGATCTGACATGTTGGTCAGACAGCTTCTAGCG AAATGTGGTATTGTTCTAAGCTGGAAAAGGGTCCAAGGTGCCTCTGGGAAACTTCAAG CCTTCGGGTTCTGTGAGTATAAGGAGCCTGAATCAACGCTGCGAGCCCTCAGACTTCTGCACGAGCTGCTGTTGGGTGATAAGAAGCTGTTGGTGAAGGTAGATGCCAAGACCAAGGCCCAGCTCGATGAGTGGAAGGCCAAGAAGAGGAGTGCCAATGGG GGAGCTAGCTCTAAGAACGGGGACGACGATGAGGAGGAGGTTCTGGATGAAGAAACCCTACGTCGGGACCAGGTTGTGAAGGGGGCGATAGACCTCCTCATCCGAGAGTATGCAAGTGAGCTCAATGCTCCGTCTCAGGATGCAGACAGCCAACCTCGCAACAAGAAGcggaaagagaagaaagaggag GATATCAATGCCATGGAGATGGAGGACGACAAGAGAGACTTGATTTCCAGAGAAATCAGTAAATTCCGGGACACACACAAG AAACttgaggaggaaaaaggaaagaaagaaaaggagcgTCTGGAGATCGAGagggaaaggagagagagggacaaagaGCGGGAGCGCGAGAGGGAGCGCCGAGACCgcgagaaagagaaggaaagggagagagagagggacaagGAGCGTGAAAGAGACCGGGAACGGGAGAGAGACCGGGAACGGGAGAGGacgaaggagagagagagggagcgggagagggagaggagtcGAGACGTCAGTGAAGATCGCAGCAGATCGAG AGAGAGGACTAGAGAGGACAAAAAACGCGACCGtgaagaagatgaggaggacGTGTACGAACGAAGGCGGCTCGAGAGGAGGCTTAGAGACAAGGAGGCGGCTTACCAAGAG cGGCTGAAAAATTGGGAGATCAGGGAGAGGAAGAAATCTCGTGACTACAGCAAAGAAACGGAGAGGGAGGACGAGAGGCGTCGGGAAACG ATGAAAGAAGCCAAAAGACTGAAAGAATTTCTTGAAGATTACGACGATGACAGAGACGACCCAAAATACTACAG GGGCAGCGCTTTGCAGAAGCGACTCCGTGACagagaaaaggagacagagTTGGACGAGCGAGACCggaagagggagaaggaggagctggaggagatcAGACAGAGGCTCCTGGCTGAAGGTCACCCTGACCCTGATGCTGAGCTGCAGAGG atggaggaggaggcagagcgCAGACGACAGCCTCCTCTGAAACTTGAACCTGAGGAGGACGTAAACCAGGAGAAGTCTCGCAAAGATCGGGATCGGGAGAAGAGAGGGTCGGGAAGACCCGCAGAGCCGATGCCTCGAGCCCCTCCGCAGCATTcggatgatgatgaggaggaaggGGAAGAAGATGACTATCACGATGGTGAGGACTCACAAGAAGCCAAGCTGCAAGTCAAACCCATCATGCGACCAATCACCACCGCTCCCTCGGTGTCCTCGGCCAGTGGGAACGCGACTCCAAACACACCCGGCAACGAATCTCCCTGCGGCATCATCATTCCAGGTGAAAACACTCCTGAGGTCCAACCTCCGGAGGAGCACCGGCCCAAGATAGGTCTCAGTCTCAAACTGG GTGCCACCAACAGTCCCAGCCAGCTCAGCgtaggaaagagaaagaagctGGCGACCGTTGAAAGCGTTTTCAACAAGTTTGATGACGAGGAGGCCGATGAGCAGCCTCGCAAAAGGAAACTGGTTCCACTGGACTACGGGGATGACGACAAGAGTCTGGGGCTGGACGGGGCCGAAATTTCAGGGGCCAAAGGTAGCATCAACTCGGAGGAGAAACGTAAGCACATAAAGAGCCTTATTGAGAAAATCCCCACCGCCAGGCCGGAGCTCTTCTCCTACCCTCTGGACTGGGCCATGGTCGACTCG ACTCTGATGGATCGACGCATTAGACCGTGGATCAATAAAAAGATTATTGAATACATTGGCGAGGAGGAACCCACGCTGGTTGATTTTGTCTGTTCAAAG GTGATGGCACACAGCACCCCTCAGGGTATTCTCGATGATGTTGCTATG GTTCTTGATGAAGAAGCAGAGGTCTTCATAGTAAAAATGTGGCGGTTGTTAATATATGAAACAGAAGCAAAGAAAATCGGACTGGTGAAATAA